GCAAGGACCATTACTTCGGGTGAAGCACCACGGATTTTAGAGATTAAGAGTATAATTCCGGTTGCGATCATTGCAAAGATGAATGCAACTATGGTTGTGATGTACGGGTTGTTTAAGACTACGGCGTTCACTCCGGAACTCTGCATAGTTCCGGTACCAAGAATTATTACAGAGAATGCGGCGCCAAATGCTGCTGCATGGGATATTCCGAGTGTGAACGGGGAGCCGAGTGGATTTCTGAGTATGGACTGCATTGCAACACCCGCAACCGCAAGTCCTGCTCCGGCGACGATTCCGGCAAGCGCTTGGGGCAGTCTTATGTTCCAGATTATTGTCTGCCACTTTGATGATGACGTTACCCCGAGAAGTGTTTCAAGTACATCAAAGGGCGGTATTCCGACTGCACCGACTGATATTGAATATATGAGTAGTATAAAGAGCAGAACTATTCCTGCAATTATAATTGATATTTTCCTGCCTGTGTATTTTTTGTATTCTTCCGGAATTTCTCCGCCGTTAAGATGCATAATCTGTCCTGAACTGTAAAGGTGGTTTTTTTACCGGAAAATTACTTCATTTCCAGTTTTTTAAAGACTTTATTGTCAAATTCACTTTTCATCTGATCAAATACCGGTTCTCCTATGAGATAGGTATAGATTTCATCTGCTTTTGTCACGGGATCAATGTCGCTGAATTTATCCGGGTAAAGAATTTTTCCTGTAAAATAAGCATCAGCAATTTCACTTCCATGGTTTATGGAATACCAGTTGTATGGTAAGACACCGTATACTTCTCCGGATTTGACCGCATTTAGTTGTTGATATGATGGATCTTCCTTTAATTCAGTTATTGCATTTGGATCAGTCTGAAGAGTTGAGAGGTCAACAAATATAATTTCAGGATCCCATTCAATTATCTTCTCCTTTGCAACATCAGCATGTTCTGTACCCATACCTTCTGCAACATTGAGTGCATTTATGAATGCAAACGGTGGATAGGTTGGTTCGGTTGACTGGAATCCGTGTGGACCGTGATAGGCTATTCCACCAACGTAGGTTGTCTTTTTCTCTTCGTCAGGAATATTTTCAGTTCTCTTCTGAAGGTCTCCTGTCATCTCATCAAAGAATGTTATAACATCTTCTGCTCTTTCATCCTGCCCCATAACTTTTCCCATGATTCTCAGGGTTTTATCCATGTCTTCCCTGTAAACTCCGAGTGTTCCATAGTTGAGGGCTACGACAGGTACTCCTGTCTTTGTTGAAAGTTCATCTGCATCACCTGCGGAGGTTAAAAAGGTCTTAAAGATGACCTGCGGGTCTGCGGCAACTATCTTTTCAGGATCGTCATTGCCTCTGAATTCCCCTATTAACGGATATTCCTTAAACTGTGGGTTTGCAAGTGAGTATGGTCTTGCATCAAACATTGTTTCCTTTATCTCAATGTCATCCACACCGACAATTTTATCCTGCGCCTGAAGGTATGTCAGATATCTTAAGCATCCCGGTCCTGAGCAGACAACCCTTTCAGGGTTTTTTGGAACAGTTACTTCTCTTCCAAGAGAGTCTGTAACTTTAATGGTCTCAGTTACTGATGTTTCATCTGTATTTTGTGTATTTACTGAAGCATTTCCGGTGCATCCGCATGTAAATGCCAGTATTAATCCTGCAAGAATTATCA
The sequence above is a segment of the Methanoplanus limicola DSM 2279 genome. Coding sequences within it:
- a CDS encoding iron ABC transporter substrate-binding protein — its product is MKKILKPATVLIILAGLILAFTCGCTGNASVNTQNTDETSVTETIKVTDSLGREVTVPKNPERVVCSGPGCLRYLTYLQAQDKIVGVDDIEIKETMFDARPYSLANPQFKEYPLIGEFRGNDDPEKIVAADPQVIFKTFLTSAGDADELSTKTGVPVVALNYGTLGVYREDMDKTLRIMGKVMGQDERAEDVITFFDEMTGDLQKRTENIPDEEKKTTYVGGIAYHGPHGFQSTEPTYPPFAFINALNVAEGMGTEHADVAKEKIIEWDPEIIFVDLSTLQTDPNAITELKEDPSYQQLNAVKSGEVYGVLPYNWYSINHGSEIADAYFTGKILYPDKFSDIDPVTKADEIYTYLIGEPVFDQMKSEFDNKVFKKLEMK